A region of the Blastocatellia bacterium genome:
CGCCAGACCTTCAAAAAACAGAATGACGCCCAAGATGGGCAATGGAAAAACGCCTACCACAACGTCAAATCCCCGACCGAAGAAGAGTCCGAGGAAGACGTAGAGCGCGCCTTCAATGATGACTGAACCGCCGGTGCGTGCTCCGAAGGCATAATGGCCGGCCATTCCGCCAGACCCGTGACACGTGGGAATCCCGCCAAAGAAAGGATTGATCAAGTTCATCGCAGCGTAGGTCAAACTAATCTGCCGTATCGTCAAGTGGCGCTGGAATAGGTCTTCGGCAACTTGTCGCGTGGCGAGGATGGAGTTGCCCAATGAGAGAGGAATCTGCGGCAACGCGAGAAGCACAAAGCCGTTGAGTATATCTGGCCACTGTGGAACGTGAACTTTCGGCAAATTGAAACCAACACTTTGAAGCAATGATGAGGTCTGAAGTTTGAAGGCCAAGGCGTAGATGAAACCAATCCCCACAAGAAAAAGGGCAGCCGGGTACTTTCTGTTTCCCAGAAGGATAATTGCGATCACAAAGGCCACAGCCGTCAGCCAGTAACCTGAAGTGCCATCGGATTGCACGTATTCTTTGAGCGCCAAGATAGCGAGTTGGAGCCCAAGTCCAAATTGAATCCCGCGAACGACGTTCTTTGGGACAACACGTGCGAGCCAATCAATGAGGCCTGAGACCGACAGGAACAACATGACGGCACCGATGGCGAGTCCAGCGCCGTAGAGGACAGGGCCGCCGACTTTTTGAGCAATCACAATCGCGGCCATAGCCTTGAGCGGCTGTACCGGCATCGGGATTCGATAGCGGAGCCCCGTCAGGATTTGCATGAGCCCGAACATGGTTAAGACGCTTGTACTATCGAGATTGGCAGCCAAAGCGACGCCAACTACAAGCGGCAGGTCTGTACCGATGTCTCCAAAAGCACCTGCCAGCTCGTTGCGGTCGAATCGAATGGAGGGTACTACTGTCTTGGTGATGGGTTGAGTGGTTTCGATGCTCTCCATGTTCTGATATTGATTCTCCTTGTCTCAATCTCGCTGGTGGATTTCTCCGAGGCGCCTACCGCTCAGCGTCAGTGATGGTGCCGAGCACCGTTCGCTTCATGCTGTTGTTAGACGCCCCTCTCACGCCATTGCCCATCCTGCTGAAAGAATCTCTGCCTGCTCCAGGACGGTCTGCATCGCCTTCTCCTGCTTGTCGGGCGGGTAGCCATGTTTGCGCAGGATGCGCTTGACGAGCACGCGCAGTTGAGCGCGGACGTTTTCGCGCAGCGTCCAGTCAATGGTGACGTTCTTCCGCACCGTCTCGACCAGTTCACGGGCGATGCTGCGCAAGGTTTCGTCGCCCAGCACTTTCACCGCGCTGTCGTTTGTCTCCAGAGCGTCGTAGAAGGCGAGTTCCTCTTCGGTGAGCCCGAGTTTTTCGCCGCAGGCGTTTGCCTCCCGCATCTCCTTTGCCAGCGCGATCAGTTCCTCGATGACCTGCGCCGCCTCGATGGCGCGGTTCTGATACCTCCGGATCGTCTGCTCCAGCCGCTCAGAGAAGGAACGAGCCTGCACGACGTTCTTGCGACGTCGGGTGTTGATTTCCCCCTTGAGCAGCTTCTGAAGCAACTCGATAGCGAGATTCTTCTGCGGCATGCCTTGCACTTCCGTCAGGAACTCATCTGAAAGAATGGAGATGTCGGGCTTCTTCAGCCCGGCTGCGGCGAAGATGTCCAGCACGCCCTCGGAGACCACAGCCCGTGAGATAATCTGCCGGATTGCGTGGTCCAGCTCGGCTTCCGGGCGAGCCTCTCCCGGCGTGCGTTTGGCCAGAACGGCTTGAACGGACTGGAAGAAGGCCACGTCGTCGCGGATGCGCAGCGCCTCCTCATGCGGCACGGCAAGCGCGAACGCCTGCGACAGTTCTCGCACAGCGCGGAGGTAGCGGTCTTTGCCGTTCTCCTGCGCCAGGATGTGTTCCTGCGCGGCGGGCAGCAGGGCAAGCCGCTCCTGTGGCGTACCAGACGCCCATCGTGACCAGTCAAAGCCATGGAAAAGATCGCAGCAGATCTCGTACTTCTCGAGCATCACCTTGACCGCTTCGTCCTGATTGAGTGCTGTTTGACCGGTGCCGCCGCTTTCGGTGTATGTAGCGAGCGCGGCCTTGAGTTCGTGTGCCAGTCCTAAGTAGTCCACAACCAGGCCGCCGGGTTTGTCGCGAAATACACGGTTGACACGGGCTATGGCCTGCATCAGTCCATGCGCACGCATCGGCAGCGACGAGCCGCAAGTGTTTTTCTGTGCCGACGATTGCCTCAAGCTGCGCCCACTTGGTCTTGCAACGTTCTTTCCGCTCGACTTCTTCCCCCTCGGTGAC
Encoded here:
- a CDS encoding putative sulfate/molybdate transporter yields the protein MESIETTQPITKTVVPSIRFDRNELAGAFGDIGTDLPLVVGVALAANLDSTSVLTMFGLMQILTGLRYRIPMPVQPLKAMAAIVIAQKVGGPVLYGAGLAIGAVMLFLSVSGLIDWLARVVPKNVVRGIQFGLGLQLAILALKEYVQSDGTSGYWLTAVAFVIAIILLGNRKYPAALFLVGIGFIYALAFKLQTSSLLQSVGFNLPKVHVPQWPDILNGFVLLALPQIPLSLGNSILATRQVAEDLFQRHLTIRQISLTYAAMNLINPFFGGIPTCHGSGGMAGHYAFGARTGGSVIIEGALYVFLGLFFGRGFDVVVGVFPLPILGVILFFEGLA